The Sphingosinicellaceae bacterium genome includes the window GCGACAATCATTATCGTACGCACTTGCGTGCCTCGCGAACCACCACGCGCCTCGGTGGTCGTCAATTTGATCTTATCGTCGTTCACTATGTCCCTCGCTCTCGGCCTCGTAACGGGTGCGACCGTGCTCGGTTCCGTCGGCAGTGGTCAGGCGAAGCTTGCGTCAGCCGAAGCTGGCGGTCGAGTTGAAGAACAGCGCCTGGGCAATTGCCGCTTTCACCGTCGAGCGCTGGAATGGCTTGGTGATCAGGAACGTCGGCTCGGGACGCTCGCCGGTCAGCAGGCGCTCCGGGAACGCCGTGATGAAGATCACCGGCACCGAGAACTCGCCGAGGACATCCTTGACCGCGTCGATCCCCGAGCTGCCGTCGGCGAGCTGGATATCGGCGAGGACCAAGCCTGGCTTGTCGGACTTGGCAAGTGCAGCTGCCTCGTCGCGGGTGACGGCGATGCCGGTGACTTCGTGACCGAGGTCGCGGACGATCGACTCGATATCCATCGCGATGATCGGCTCATCCTCGATGATCAGCACGCGAGTCGCGGTCTGGCGGTCGATCTCGGCCAGCGCCTCGGCGACCAGGCTGGCGACATCGCCAGGGGTGCTGTCGATGAGATAGCCGGCGTCCTCGTTGGTGAAGCCCTCCATCGCAGTCAGCAGCAGCGCTTGCCGCGACAACGGCGTGATCGCCGCAAGCCGGTCCTGCGCAACGCGTTCCATGGCGTGGATGGCATCGGGTTCGACCGCGACCTCGACGTTGGCGCTGCTCCAGATCGCGTGGAAGATCTTGTACAGGCCAAGGCGCGCATCGACGTCACGCGGGAAATCTGCCGGACTGGCGACGATAGCCTCGAGGGTGGCACGGACGAACGAATCGCCGTTTGATTGGCTGCCGGTCAGCGCGCGGGCGTAGCGGCGCAGGTAGGGAAGGTGCGGTGCGATATCGGAGGCAAGTGACATTGGCGGTGAGAACCCCTGTTAACGGGCGTTGCTGTCGGCCGTTTTCGGTAAAAGGTGACCGGCGAATTTACCGGCCATAGCGTCTAAGCATCTGCACGAACAGTCGACTGAGTTTTTTGTTTCGCTATTGAGACGAGCTACCCTATCGAACGGCCAGTTGGTACGTTGATGCGTCTCCGGGCAGGGACAGATTCGATCCACCATCTGGGGACCCAATGGCCGAAACGTGCGAACCCCGTGAACATCGATCCTCGACGCCGGGCACGCCGTTGGACGTCGTCGGCACGGCTCTGCGGCAGGCCTTCGACGCCGATGCTGCCGAACCGCTCCCCGAGACATTCGAGGACCTGTTGCGGCAGCTTCGGTAAGCGTGGATCGTCAGGTCCGGATTGAGAGGCCCGGATTGAACAGTCGACCAGCACGATCACCTTTGCGCGACTGGTCGATGACCGCCAAGGTGATGGTGGCGCTGGCGGTGGCGCTGCTACCGCCAGGCGTCGTCGCGGTCGGCGCGGCGCTCCGCAGCTACCAGGACGCCGTCGCCCACGGCGAAAGCAGCAGGCTTGGGCTGGCCCAGGCGCTGTCCATCGCCCTGCCGATCCTGATGTGGTTCGCGGCGCTGGCGATCGGCTGGATCATTGCGCGCCACCTGATTGTCAGGCCGCTGACCCAGATGCGCGATGCCGTCGAGAATTATACCCGCGGCGACAAGGACGTGCGACTGTCGGGGCAGCGCTTCTTCAGTCGGGAGGTCGCCGAACTCGCCGCCGCATTCGATAGCCTCGCCGACGATATCAAGGTCCACGATGCCGAACTGGTCGCGTCCCTGGTCGAGCAAAAGCGCCTGACCCGCGAGGTCCATCACCGGGTCAAGAACAACCTCCAGATCGTCTCGAGCCTGCTCTCTATCCAGTCACGCGACGCCGCCAGCGCCGAGGTCGCGCACGCCTATGCCGTCGTTCAGGCCCGGGTTGCGGCGCTCGCCGTCGTGCACCGCTGGATGTACGAGTCGGATGCGCCGGGCGACACCCACGGCGTCGACCTGAAGGCCCTGGCCACCGACCTTGCTGCCGGGCTCGAGCAGAGTCTGGCGGCCAGCGAGCAGATCAACGTCAGTATCGTGCCGCATGTGGAGCGGCTGTTCGTCAGCCAGGACACCGCCGTGCCGCTCGCCTTCCTGATCACCGAGCTGATCAGTTGCGCAGCGCGCAGCAGCGCACCCGATGCGCTCGCGGCGACAGTCTCGGCATCACAATTCGATGGCCGGGCAGTGTTGACCATCGCTGCGCGGGTGTTCGTCGGCGGAGACATTCTCGCCGCAGGGCGCACTCATCCAAGCAGCCGCATCGTCGGGGGGATGGCCCGGCAATTGCGCACGCCGCTTGTGCATGACCCAGTCGCGGGCAGCTACGCCATCGCCTTTACGCTGCCCGCGCAGTAGGGCCTCTACAGCGCGACGTGCGTCACTTCGCCACCGCTCGGCGGCTTCTGGGTGATATTCGCCGCGGCAACCTGGAACAGCTGGACGAGCTTGTTCGGCTCATCCCACAGCGTCGCGTGCGACGGCGTCACCTCGATCAGCGCGGTCGTCGGCGCCTCAGGACCCTCGGGCATCCACGCCTCGGCGAACGGCGACCACAGTTGCTTCGCCTTGGCGGCATCGCGGACCACACGGGCCTTGCCGGTGACCGAGACCCAGCTGTTGGCACCATGCGCGCCGAACGAGACGTTGATGTCGGAGTCGTCGGCGATCTCGGTGGTCTTGCTGCTGTCGATGCGGGTGATGAACCAGAGTTTTCCTGCCTCACGATCGACGCTGGCGCTCATCGGCCGGCTCTCCAGGCCCTGCGGCCCGCTCGTCGTCAGCATTCCGGTGCGGATATCCTTGATGGTATCCCAAAGCTTTTCGCGGTCGTCCACAAGCCGTCTCCCTATCGAAGTTACGGGCGACAGACGTTTAAGTCGTTACGGCGGTTCCCGATTTTAATCGTGTGGTAGACGGCTTCCCGCAAATCCGCTTTGCCTACCGGAAATTCTCGATTGAGGGTGGAACCCTAACCTAGGTTACCCGTTCAACACGTCGGATAGCGGCATTTGCCCCCCCGCTCCCGCTATCCTCCCAAGGGCCCGGCGACATCATCCCCCCCGAATGTCGTCGGGCCCACACTTCAAAAAAGTAAAAAATCGCCAGCCTGCGGAACATGCCTGCTCCGCAGGATTTGTTGCGTCGTCAACATGACGCATCTGGAGATTTACGCATGAAGAAGTCCGCCATTCTCGCCACTGCCATGGTCGCTGCGCTCGGCCTTGCGGCCTGCAACACAGTCGCCGGCGCCGGCAAGGACGTGAGTTCGGCCGGCAAGGCGGTTACGAAGACGGCCAACGACGTCAAGAACTAGTCGACGGTTGCCGCTCTGGGGCAAACACTCCAGAGCGGCCTATACGAGGTCGTCGGGCACGAACCACGAAGGCCGCGCGAACCGCCGCGCCCGCGCCAGCTTATGCGGTACGATGAAGCCCTGCCGCGCAGCCGGTTCCAGCGACAGATTGGCCAGCCCTATGCGCCGCCATGTCGCCAGGCCTTTCTCCAACGCAATACCGCCGTCGGCCTCGCTGGCGAGTAATTGTGACCACGCCTGACGGCGAAACGCCGCGACGCCGGCAGCATCTTCCCACAGCATCCCGAATTCGGTGTCCCAGCGCAGGCTGCGACCATTGATGTTCGCCGACGAAACCAATGCGTGCCGGTCGTCAGCGATCAGCAACTTGGCGTGGAGGCAACTTGGCGTGGAGGTAGATCGTTCCCGCACCGAACACCGTGCCGCGATCCGCGACGAATTCCTTCTCCGCCTCGGTCGCAGCCGTCGGCCTGGCGAGCATGAACAGACCAACCCGGTCGCCGAGCGCCTTGGTCAGGACTTCGAGGTTGCGCATCTGCAGCCACTCGCCGTGCCGATGCGGAGTGCGCCGGTCGCCGTCGTAGGCGACCTCCTCCGGGGCGCTCGGCAGCACGACGATGACCTCGAGTTCGGGCCGCGCCCGTGCCCGCGCGACGATCCACCGGGCGGCGTCCTTGTAGCGGAAGAACTGTGCCTCGATGTAGAGCGAGCGCTCCGCGGCGCCGATCAATCGCCAGTGCGCATCGGCGATCTCCATCACCTGCGGGCGCGGCCCGACCGCAAACAGGCGGTGGTCGCGGCTCGAGACGGTGCGGACTGCCTGCACCGTCGCTTCGCCGACCGCCTCGGGTACCGGCGGCAGTGCGTCGATCGATGCCAGCGGGTCGAGAGCCAGGGCGCGGTCGGTGCCGCTCGTCCAGTGCTCGGCGATGGCGCGGAAGCGGGGCAGCTCGGCGTTCCAGCAATCGCGGAAGTGCGCCGCCGCGTCGACCACGGCGGGCCCTTCGACCGCGACGCTGAGGTCGTGCCAGGTCCGGTCGGCGCGCTGGCGGTGGCGCTTGTCGTCATAGCGCCGCTCGTCGACATCGAGACCGCCGACGATCGCGGTGCGCCCGTCGATGACCGCGAACTTCTGGTGGTAGGTCGCGGGCCACAGCCGAGGCGCATGGCCAAGGCGGAAGCGCGGCCGCCCCCTGGCATCAAGCCGGTGGTGCCGCCACAGCCCGGGGCGGACGCTGAGCAGCTCGGCAGGATTATCGGCCTCCGCTCCCATGCGCCGCAGAAGGCGCGCGATCTGGACGCCGACGACGATCCGCAGCAGTTGCCGCGTCCCGAAGCCAAGTTCGCCCTCGTGCTGGATGACGATGATCTGCAGCCGCTCCTGCATCGCCTCGGGCAGCGTCGCGCTCATCGCCCGCAGCGTCCGGAAGGTCGACCACGAGCCGCCGTGGAGGTGGTCCGCCATGATCGGCTCGAAGTCCGCGAGCAGCAGCCGGACCGTTACCCCCGCTTCGATGACGTGCCGGATCAGCGCGGTCCAGTCGCCGAGGCCAAGCGCCCTCGCCTCCGCTGAGCGCGTCGCGGTGTCGGGATCGAAGATCCGGAACGCCAGCCAGACCTGTCCGGTCGCGGCGAGGACCCGGCGTTCGAGGGCCGGATACATGTCCGCCGCCTCGATCAGCGGGGTGACGCGGTTGCCGGGCCGGGCCGGGAACAGCGGCCGCTCGAGCACGGTGCCGGGATCGCCGGCGCACACAAACAAGTTGCCGGGATCACCGGCGTTGACGAACAAGTTGCCGGGATCACCGGCATTCACGATCAGGTCGGCCAATCTATTCGGCGACGACCGGCAGTCGGGCTGCGTCACGCGCGCGCCGCCGCTCGGTGAACCAGATTCCGATGATCGAGATTTCGTAGAGAATCACCAGTGGCACCGCGAGGGCGATCTGCGACCACAGGTCGGGCGGGGCCAGGATCGCGCCGACGATGGTCGCACCGACGATGGCGTAGCGCCGCGACTTGATCAGCTGCTGCCGTGTAATGATCCCGGCGCGTTCGAGCAGCATCAGCAGCACCGGCAGCAGGAACGCTACGCCAAATGCGATGATGAACTGCATGACCAGCGCGAGATAGTCGCCCATCGCCGGCAGGGCTTCCTGCGCCAGCCCGTTGCGGCCGCCATTGTGCTGGAAGCCCAGGAAGAAC containing:
- a CDS encoding response regulator — protein: MSLASDIAPHLPYLRRYARALTGSQSNGDSFVRATLEAIVASPADFPRDVDARLGLYKIFHAIWSSANVEVAVEPDAIHAMERVAQDRLAAITPLSRQALLLTAMEGFTNEDAGYLIDSTPGDVASLVAEALAEIDRQTATRVLIIEDEPIIAMDIESIVRDLGHEVTGIAVTRDEAAALAKSDKPGLVLADIQLADGSSGIDAVKDVLGEFSVPVIFITAFPERLLTGERPEPTFLITKPFQRSTVKAAIAQALFFNSTASFG
- a CDS encoding HAMP domain-containing protein, translated to MTAKVMVALAVALLPPGVVAVGAALRSYQDAVAHGESSRLGLAQALSIALPILMWFAALAIGWIIARHLIVRPLTQMRDAVENYTRGDKDVRLSGQRFFSREVAELAAAFDSLADDIKVHDAELVASLVEQKRLTREVHHRVKNNLQIVSSLLSIQSRDAASAEVAHAYAVVQARVAALAVVHRWMYESDAPGDTHGVDLKALATDLAAGLEQSLAASEQINVSIVPHVERLFVSQDTAVPLAFLITELISCAARSSAPDALAATVSASQFDGRAVLTIAARVFVGGDILAAGRTHPSSRIVGGMARQLRTPLVHDPVAGSYAIAFTLPAQ
- a CDS encoding pyridoxamine 5'-phosphate oxidase family protein, with the protein product MDDREKLWDTIKDIRTGMLTTSGPQGLESRPMSASVDREAGKLWFITRIDSSKTTEIADDSDINVSFGAHGANSWVSVTGKARVVRDAAKAKQLWSPFAEAWMPEGPEAPTTALIEVTPSHATLWDEPNKLVQLFQVAAANITQKPPSGGEVTHVAL
- a CDS encoding entericidin A/B family lipoprotein yields the protein MKKSAILATAMVAALGLAACNTVAGAGKDVSSAGKAVTKTANDVKN